The proteins below come from a single Oncorhynchus keta strain PuntledgeMale-10-30-2019 chromosome 32, Oket_V2, whole genome shotgun sequence genomic window:
- the LOC118365051 gene encoding zinc finger protein OZF-like translates to MSSLNISPPVKEEGVRWTEKDALGLNIVVKEEKEEEDVTVKQEVEAEAVTVKEEKDVSVKEEEDSFRVKEEEDVTVKEEEKEDAVFGVKKEGEITVTLKDEEVEIGDLINTRERPDSPSDSGKSPSGEPDPGKGPSGEPDPGKSPSGEPDPGKSPSWESDPETPKATGGHHCSLCGKSFTKLGSLKKHERTHTGKKTFQCSQCGKGFLWLYHLNRHERTHTGEKPFQCSQCGKSFNELGYLLIHKRIHSGEKPYHCSKCGMTFTWLGSLKTHERIHTGENPFQCSHCGKNFTQLGNLNRHKRTHTGEKPYQCSQCGKSFRGLVSLKQHKRIHTGEKPYHCSQCGKSFRWLGTLKMHERTHTGEKPYQCTVCGKRFTQLKSMKLHGRIHTGEKPYHCSHCGMAFTWLVNMKTHERIHTGEKPYQCSQCGKNFRGLVNLKQHERTHPQEKPYQCSLCGKSFTKLGGLTRHERTHTGGDKTYHCSLCGKTFNRLRHLNKHERIHTQEEKTYHCSQCEKTFSQSEDLKSHERIERLCSDLCF, encoded by the exons ATGAGCTCCCTAAACATCTCCCCTCCTGTTAAAGAAGAGGGGGTCCGCTGGACTGAGAAAGATGCTCTGGGACTGAACATTGTcgtgaaagaggagaaggaagaggaggatgtcaCAGTAAAACAAGAAGTCGAGGctgaggctgttacagtgaaagaagagaaagatgtttcagtgaaagaagaggaagactcgttcagagtgaaagaggaagaggatgtcacagtaaaagaagaggagaaagaggatgcAGTTTTTGGAGTGAAGAAGGAAGGGGAGATTACTGTCACATTGAAAGACGAAGAGGTGGAGATAGGAGATCTGATTAACACCA gagagagaccagactctCCCTCTGACAGCGGGAAGAGTCCTTCAGGGGAACCAGACCCAGGGAAGGGTCCTTCAGGGGAACCAGACCCAGGGAAGAGTCCTTCAGGGGAACCAGACCCAGGGAAGAGTCCTTCATGGGAATCAGACCCAGAGACGCCCAAAGCAACAGGAGGACATCACTGCTccctctgtggaaagagttttaccaaGTTAGGGAGCCTGAAGAaacatgagaggacacacacaggaaaaaagactttccaatgttcccagtgtggaaaAGGTTTTCTTTGGTTATATCACCTAAATAggcatgagaggacacacacaggggaaaaacctttccaatgctcccagtgtggaaagagttttaacgAATTAGGGTACCTATTAATACACAAGAGAATACActctggagagaagccttaccactgctccaaATGCGGAATGACTTTTACCTGGTTAGGGAGCCTGAAAACACACGAGAGAATACACACTGGAGAAAATCCTTTCCAATGTTCCCACTGCGGAAAGAATTTTACCCAGTTAGGGAACCTAAATCGGCacaagaggacacacacaggagagaaaccttaccaatgctctcagtgtggaaagagttttaggGGTTTAGTGAGCCTGAAACAGCataagagaatacacacaggagagaagccgtatcactgttcccagtgtggaaagagttttagaTGGTTAGGGACCTTGAAAAtgcatgagaggacacacaccgGAGAAAAACCGTACCAATGCACCGTGTGTGGAAAGAGATTTACCCAGTTAAAGTCCATGAAATTACACGGGAgaatacatacaggagagaagccttaccactgctcccactgTGGAATGGCTTTTACCTGGTTAGTAAACATGAAAACtcacgagagaatacacacaggagagaagccttatcaatgttcccagtgtggaaagaattttaggggtttagtgaaCCTGAAACAGCATGAGAGGACACACCCACAAGAAAAGCCTTACCAATGCTCcctgtgtggaaagagttttaccaaGTTAGGGGGTCTGACAAggcatgagaggacacacacaggaggggATAAGACGTACCACTGCTCCCTGTGCGGAAAGACATTTAACAGGTTAAGGCATCTGAATAAGCATGAAAGAATACATACACAGGAGGAGAAGACATACCACTGCTCTCAATGTGAAAAGACATTTTCCCAGTCAGAGGACCTGAAATCACATGAGAGAATAGAGAGGCTGTGTTCTGACTTATGTTTTTGA